In one Lolium rigidum isolate FL_2022 chromosome 3, APGP_CSIRO_Lrig_0.1, whole genome shotgun sequence genomic region, the following are encoded:
- the LOC124698820 gene encoding uncharacterized protein LOC124698820: MGSGNKSSHDFEEEQLTPEYSHDTASESPKSTHYMNKRPYDGIVEDDYLDVPAVGSSDSPTEPDTWVKRPRFGKIPDFRTAKNGRKSTLELKMRKFGNRNSDEVVAPEPGMEFDSLPEAFDFFNLYSWEVGFGIRYGASRKNKQGSMTMQEILCGCASHSKLQ; the protein is encoded by the exons ATGGGGTCAGGGAACAAAAG TTCACACGATTTCGAAGAGGAACAACTGACGCCAGAGTATTCCCATGATACTGCATCAGAATCGCCCAAGTCTACACATTATATGAATAAGAG GCCATATGATGGCATAGTAGAAGACGACTATCTGGACGTTCCTGCAGTTGGATCATCTGATTCACCGACAGAACCTGATACATGGGTGAAGAG GCCACGATTCGGGAAGATCCCTGATTTCAGAACAGCAAAAAATGGGAGGAAGAGCACTTTGGAATTAAAAATGAGAAAATTTGGAAATAGGAATTCAGATGAGGTAGTTGCTCCTGAACCAGGAATGGAGTTTGATTCTTTACCAGAAGCATTCGACTTCTTCAACCTCTACTCCTGGGAGGTTGGCTTCGGCATCAGATATGGGGCGTCTAGGAAGAATAAACAAGGGAGCATGACGATGCAGGAGATCCTGTGCGGATGCGCG AGTCATTCGAAGTTGCAATGA